TTTTAACTTCATTAGAAAAAAATTGTAATTTCACACACTTAAAATTTTATATCCAAAAGCCAAAAATGCAGTAAATTCTCACAAATTACCTGTAGAAGGTGATGATTTCTCTGAGTGTCTTGCATTTAAAAGTTTTCTGCTAATAAATATGTAACCACAGGGACATGATTTACATGCAACAGGAACCTATaagatagaaaagaaaaaaagatggcaACTATTTTTCTATTAAACCTCTTAAGTGTTTATATGGTCTTCTAAACTCGGTGATAACCTACATTAAAGATTTAAACCCCGCCTCTGTATAACAATGCATTTGAAAAAGTATTGTGTGCTTTACATGCTCACATTTTACTAGTGCTTAATAATACAAGGTGGGGCTTCAAATCAGTCATTAAAAAATGCCATGAAAAGACCCTGggaatttcccacaaacttcctGAAGCCTTCTTGTACATGCATACAGTAAAAATGAGGTAAAATCTGTGCTCTTAAGCTGATTCTACTGaatagcaaccttatagaacaggTGGATgttatttctgaggctgtaagccttAATGGTAGCAGATTAcctatctttctcccagtctAGTGGCTTCAAAAATCAATCTCACtggcactgagtcaatgctgactcattgcgaTGCCAGTGCGGGTTACTGAaacagtaactgtttatgggagtagaaagctaagtctttctcctgtggagatgctggtgggtttgaactgccaaccatggcaCCGCAGCCCCACTCGGAACTACTACACcacctagtggttttaaactgccaatctttcgaTTAGCCACCTAACACTACAGAGGAGCCCATACAAAACTACTAGTATAATAGGATTAGAGGttgaggaggaagggagagtgtgtgtgtgtgataattacatattctggtgtcaacttgtgaaggggtggagtctagcctgtcaatcaggttgcagcttgatgacctattTGGAGGCGCCAcagagacaaatagctcactgaaggccagcTACACAGACTCCACTTGTCTCCCggtgagacattcctattgacaagccacatggggcaCACTgttggagccagaaccctggagctggaggaaccacatggagacccttagcAGCGCTacgatgcttccattgccactggatccacaagactttcaacccaactggcctgtggtcttcctgcatttagagTCATTGCATattttgcatgagtctgaagaggaatttatagtttggtttcgaacacatgggctaatatcgaacttaaggacttgatctggactgggctggggtgttttcttactgtacgattactctttatataaagctctttcttactcacatgagtgtctctggatttgtttctctagtcaacccagagtaacacggggaatgggggtgggagggtctaTTTCCTAAACGGTTTGTTTGATAGCAGCTTATTGTAGagaacagaatgacacactggaAAGGGGTGACAGGTTAAAAGCTGCGAGATTTACTAGCCATTAGATTATAAAAGCTTAACTGTACAGGTTAAaacagaaatggagaaaaggtggtcTGGTACatttcaaaagaagaaaacaagatCCGGACCCACAATGACTGTTAGAATAGGTGGAAATGACTAATGGCTCTAGTGTGACAAGGAAAGATGCCGATACCACTGGCAAAATAGGAATATTTATCACAACCACAGGGGCAAAAGTATACTAACAAGCAAAAAAGAATGGAAGTGAATGGAGGAGTTAAGACCTAAGATAAGTTCTTTTAGCCTCAGTTCCACGAAAAAGCTTGAACAAAACACTTGAGAGtactataaaatatttacagttcctttctcttttcaaaagaatgctggtgatgcagtggtttaattgctcagctgctaacataAAAAAGGTCcatggttggaacccaccagttgATTTGTGGGAGAAGggtcctggtaatctacttctaaaaagatTGGCATAGTACTTCACAGAAACAATGCTCTATGTTCTATTTCAGCGAGTAGCAACTGGCATCTTAAAAGCATTTTAGCAGCCATTTaaagtgcaactattggtctctccctgtccggagtaaagaagagtgatgaaaatcaaaagacatacGAAAACAATTAGTTCAATGGCCTTATGGATGCTGAGCTCAGAAGAGTCACATGGTAGCTACCACTACAAActgttctgaaaaggatcacatcaaTGTCTTGGATCACTtacaatcaagttgattctgactcatagtgacccaccctatggatagagtgggagaaaaatggggaacaaaactcaaaatgaaaatCTAACTAGTCCTTGCTGACCGCATGATGGGCATGGCTTTAGTGGGTGGccggggtaaaaaaaaaaaccatctaACTAGTCAAACAAGACTGGTGGGAACCTCAAGACTATGCTccatagtcacccttcaggtctggaaatgaactcaccccaaaTCAATCAAAAAtcaatcaaaagggcagcatttgtccaAGGCCAAAATTCTAAAGGTCatgaaaggaggaatggaaagagTAAATACGGGGAAGAAGTGGGATAATTGACGGTACACTGAAGCAAATGTGATGGAGAGTTgaaaaaaatgtgtatgaactgtggATCTACTCTGTACACCATCACCTAATTGcagaataaaaagtttaaaaaataaaaatgaaaagattatAGTATTGGAAACCTTacagaaacagttctactctaacctatggggttgctctgagctggaattaaCTCTAACAGCTAAGGGTTTTGAGGATTTGGTTGTTTCACACAGTGTATGAGCCCAAACATAAACTTTTCAAACtcaaatttattaaaaataattgagaACAATTTAAAGAATTTTCCTCTATAATCACATCACTAATATTAACCTTAGCAAGCCATGAAATCAAGACATATTCACCCAAAGTCAGATATTATTCTCAATAAGTATTCTGAATAACTACAGAAAATTGCAGTTCCCTTTGTAAAACTAAATTCAATTCGCCCGTTGTTCTAACTATAGAAAAGTTTAGTTAATTATAAAGCTTTTTATCCATCTATGTACAGAATGATTCATAGTCTAGAATAAAAATTAAGGTCTAATTAAACTAACTGAAATTTTGGCCGAAGTTTCTTCATTTTGCATAAAAATATTGACGGGATCTCTAGTTTGTATTGAATAATAATAGCAGtctcataaaaataataaattccagATATGCCCCAAATTTTGCTTTATTAAGAATGTGATATAGTTTCTTCCAACCATGACTGATAAGTTAATGTTGGGCATTTTTAATAAAGTCTGTCTGACCTAAGCTGATATGTTAGTCTTTAATTTCACATTGCAGTGGTatattaatatggctcttctacagTCCTCTATTTTGTAGTGTATTACGAATCCTAGGTTCTATGCCCATAGTTATATTGTCATATTGAGTTGCTTATTTTGCTAATTAGAATGGACTGTATTCTTGGTTTACCATCTCAGTAGAGGGTATATGACTCGTCACTAAATGCCCTTAGTTAAGGGGTATGGCCTGTATCCAATATATAGAAATGTTTGGCAAAGTACACTCCCTTACTCTGGATCCAGCATCTATCCTGTCTTTATATCTGACCTCtaattctttctatttgagtcagtAGCCTATCAACTGACCTAATTTGCTACCTTCCAAAGTCTTGTAGCCAGCCATCTGACCTGCTAATTTTGGTTTACCAGCCCCTGTAGTCACATTGGTCAGAAGAGGCCTCCAACCTTACACTTGACCCAGGGATTTGTGATTTGTCAATCTCTACAACTGTGAGGCATTTCCTTCATGAGTTATGAGACACATTACAATTAGAGAATCCTAAAGACTGGAGGGTGACAGAAtgacactgctaaccacaaggtcaatggttcaaactatctactctgaaggagaaagacactTTCCCTCTTGTAAaggtttacaacctcagaaacactAAGGAGCCAGTCAGAAGGTTGAATCTACCAAATGGCAGTGGGAGTTTGTCATGGTGCTAAGAGAGTGATGAGAAATAAAAGCAATTGCTATCAAAGATAATGGCATGGTATAGCAGTGtttggaaaagttggacattcCTAACCACCACTCATAGAGGTGGAGCACTGTATGGATCCTTCTAAAAGAAATTTCTTATGTACACATCTTCATAGAAGCCAACCTCAAAGATACTAGCTCATGTCCTAAATACACTATTTAAAGACACTGTACAGTATTTATCCTAAACTGTTTTAACATTAATGCAATTCAGAAAACAGATGTTCATTTAACAGTTCCTTAGTACAGCAAACATTTTCATACTGCTACTGTTCATATACTTAAAATAATAGTTCTCTGTCTTGTACACAATAAGTTATAGCAAAGAGTTAACAGATTTTGCTGGAGTTAAATGAGAAATACACATTTGACTTTGGGATCCAGATGCATAAACATTGACTAATGTTTTAGGCTCAAGAAGCATTCAGGTGTCTGAGGTAATTAATTCTATAGTCTGTTTCCTTAATAGAAAGTATTTCTCCCTCCAAGGATTGAAGAGCAGGATGGaaagggggcatcaccacaaagaGAATCTGTGAAAAGAATTATGAAATAGATGGGGCATTTCTGGTAATATTTTCCTTATTAAATTATTACTTCCTTCAAATGTCAGTTGATAATGCTGCAGACAGTAAATGAGTTCTAAAGCTATactttttatcatttttaaactaaaaaaattCCAAAGTATTTTATTGATGGTTTATTATGGGTGTACTAATCAATCATTCCTTGAAAGTGTATTTATTTAAAATGCTTCTAGGCTTAACAAGTATGTAAAAATCTATAGTAAAAAAATGTGGTCCTACAGTTATCACTGACTTAAAAGGCTCTAAAACACATTACAGAGAACTTATTTATAGTCATTGCTGCTTAACAGAACCCAAATAGCAGATGTTtggaattacattttaaaaagtctactgtcatcaatttgattctgactcatagcgactggcGGCAAAGAACTACGCCATAAGAGTTTTTAACACTCTAAATCCTCACCAGGGCAGTAAATATGGACTGCTGATCTTATGTTAAGTACCCACTATACGTCAGTAGGCCCAAATTGAGGACTACAAGAGAGATGTTATATAGcaactgaaaatctgtttgcTGATCTCGGTACTTCTTTTAAAACACATAATATACACATAATACACATACATCATACTCTATCAATTCAACTGGAGAAATTCCAGTTGATTTTACATTTATGTATCAACTATAAATCCTAATTAATAGTATTCAGGCAAGTTAAAATCACAGCACTATTTTAAGATGTTGTTTTTAAAAGTGTATATATGTCAAATATAATATAGTCCCACTTACATAAAATATCTAGACTGAGCAAATGCATAAACAAGAGTTATGAGATCTTGAGAGGAGAAATGGAAATTTTTACTTAAGGGTACTGGGTTTCTATTTGGGGTGATGAAAACTTTTGGAACTAGAGGTGATGTTTGCACAACATagtgaatgtaattaatgtcactgatttTAAACTTAAAATGGTTGAAATGACCAAATTTTTGTAATACACATTTTACGatgtattttaaagtttttatggATTATAACTTTTCCAGATTGTAATTACAAACTTGTCATTTTAAATCATAATACAGCtaatcacaataaaaaaataatctattcagtgtgtactttttttttttccagaaaaatcagtaaaaaaaatcaccaaatatgtgaagggagacaccagtcagcgtaagacatgaaaaaataatttataaattatcaagagttcatgagggagggatggtggggaaggAACCGGAAAAAACGAGAAGCTGATAggaaggactgaagtagaaaaaaatgttttgaaaatgatgatggcaacaaatgtacaaatgtgcttgacacaatggatggatgtatggattgtgattaagagttgtacgaagtcgataaaatgatttttttaaagaatcaccaAATGTGTTAGTCTTCACGTTATATTATCCAAAGCATTTAGTAAAAGACATATCAAGTCAACATGTACTATTTAGTTGGTCTGATATAAAATACATATGTGCCTGTAACAAAATTAATGCAATCCTGAGTAAAATGCTAATGTTTTGTTGAAATGTTGTAGGGATTTCCACAAGTTTATTTTCCATTCCTCTTACTTTTAGCCAGGGTATTAAAaacaggtttttttgtttgtccttttctcCTGAAAAGTTACTTTATGCCAATTAAAACAAGGTCAGGATTAAAAATGATGTGTGCCTTACTGTAACAGGAATGCAAAATGCATTCCAGGTAAACCATACACTTCTAAATCATTAACCAGAACAAATGGAAATGATTTAAATATTGTTAACAATCTCCTGAAAAGAAACTTAAATGTTCAAGTCCCATTGTGTCAGGATTTGATCAatttaattaataataaaataaagataatgCTCTACTTTGAAAATCATGGCTAACTGGTTCTTAAACTGCATGCTGGTAGAGTTAACAAACTGCTGTGTCTTTCTCTGAGCTGCTTTTCTACTACTGTCCATAAAAGATACTGAGTAAAACATGTAACAGATCTGGCCAACCCACCAGACTGCTCCCTATAAAAGGCAATAaattctgattttaaaaagaagtcccCAGTCATTCCAAATGACTCCCTTGATTTTTGAAAAAGGGATGGGGGTAGGGAGGAggggggggtagggaggagggagtggtagtcattttgaaagaaaaaaatgaaactgtAAAGGGGAAAATATGTCTGTATGAGAATAAGGCCTTACAGATGGCTTTGAGAGTTTTAGCTCATTAGCTGGAAGGCTTAAAGGAACATCTTATTTATTCTAGTTAAGGAATCTTACCTTAAACGAAGGAAACAGCAAAATGGAATTATAAAAATTCAGCTAAGATATGAATTCAGCATACATAGCAGTCATGAGACATTCACGAAAATACATGTAATCTTTTTAAAGATCTAGAGGCAGGAATGCTAAACTCCAAAGCAGCAAAATTTGTAATAGTGGATGCTGGGGGGCTATAATAAGGACGTTATTCAATAATGTTCTATTTAAAACTGTGAATGAATTTACATTTGTATGTAATAGCAAAATTAAATAAacttagaaaaataataattcatttaGGTAAAAGGTAACCAATTTTACAAAACTTAttttttgttgttcccttttttTGGGGTCACATTTATGGCTGCCTAGTAGCTGTGGGAAGCGGGTGGGGGCACTTTAGAGGGGATCCACCGTGCTCCTCTGAAACGGAACAAAGCCGCCCCCTTCGAGGGAGACCGGGCTTCTCCGGGCCAAGGGCCTGGGCTTTGGGCTTCGAGTACAGCACCCCGGGCATTCGAGCCGGGGCTCCGGGAACTGGAAGACGCCGGCCACTTGCGCGGCTGTCACCGGTCCCGGCAGCGGGTCCCCTCCCGCGCCGTCGGGTCACCGCAACGAGGGACTCGCCCGTCCGGCCGCAGCCCAGCGGACACCGGCCGGGCAGCGAGCGGCCGCGGGGCGTTTCCTGGCAACTCTCGGCGCAGCCTGCCCGGCTCCGGACTCTCACCCGGAGGAACTGCCCCCACGCTCCGCCGCCGGGACCCGGGCGACAGCGCCTTTCTGGAGCTAACGGCCCTCAGGCAACGTCCGCCCGGCCGCCCGCGCGCTGGCCCCTCCGCCTCGCGTGCTCGGCCCCCGGCGCCCACCTGTTGGTCGCACTCGGGGCATGACTTGGTGGCCATCTTCACTTTCTTGGCCCGAGTTGCAGACATCCTCCTCTCCCCTCGGCGGCGACGGCGGCAGCTCGGCTCCTCCCCTCGTGCCTCAGCAGCCGGGTCTCAGCCCGCCCCGTCCCCGCAGGTCGGACCCAGGCTCCGGTGGGCGCGCGCGTGCGCGAGCTCGCACGGAGCCTGCGTGCCGAGGGGGCGGGGCCGCGGCGCGCGCTCCCCACGCGGGCTTCCGCCCCCACGCCGACCGCCCGGGATCTGCTCGGGAGCCTCCAGAGACCAGACCGCCTCGGAGGCTCCACTTGACAATGGCCAGCTTCTGAAGGGCAGCGCGAGGGCGGGGCTTGAGCGGGACTGCGGTGACGGGCGTCTCGCTCGACCAACGAAGTCACCGGAAGGGCGGTCGTTGTCCTGGGCACGCCTTCAGGGGGCAGAGAATATGCGCGTGGAAGGGGCGGGGAGAAGGTAAGCGGCTTAGCAAAAAGCCCAACCCCATTTACAGCTGCCTTGGAGTGTTTTCTGACGCATAGGAACCgtgtaaggcagagtagaaccaccccataAGGGTgtcaaaggctgtaaatctttatggaagctgactgccacatcattctcgCGAAGGGGTTTGTAAGTTGGAACagttttctgttagcagccactaGCAGCCCACTGAGTGTCCCGTAAGCCTCGTATTGCAGATCCTGGCATGTAATAAATGCTACAAATCTACTCAGTGACTTTTTTTGTGGCttctatatttaaaaagaattcGCTGAAATATGTACTGAGGGACATTCAATTGTCAGACAAATGTAAATTCTACGAGTGCCTGACTAGCACAAATAGTGAAGTGCACGACAGGGGAAACGGTGAAACTcattcagaggtgcctcagatgaCATTCATAGtggcctgcttctgaaaggtcacagtcttgaaaacctagTGGTTTAGACAAATCTAGTCTAATATTGACAACAGAGACTATATTGCTGGGAAGATTAGATCTACTGAATGTCTTAAAAGGCAATATGTCTCAATATTTAAAATCTACCTAGCCTTTCAATGGAAATCTAGCCATTTCCATTTCTAAGAATTTGAAATCTATTTTGTGCAAAAACTTTCACATTGCAGCATTACTTGCTAGAAATAATTTTTATACAAGAAACTGCATGGGAAATTAAGgcatacttacaacaccaatatCATTGCAgcttttcaaaataataaaatctataaagcagccctggtggtaatgagttacaggttgggctgctaaccaaaaggtaaccagtttaaatccaccagctgtgccactgttcctataaagatttacagccttggaaactcaaaggggtagTTGTAGTCTGTTcaacagggtttctatgagccaCAATTGTCTCAGttgcagtgaatttagtttgttTTAGATGTAATGATTTCTGAGATAAGTTATCAAGTGAAAAATGTACAAAGCACCTTGTTTGGAATGTATTCTAGTAAAAATATGGAGAGGTAGTTAGTATTGCATATGTACTGACTATCTCAGAAAACACATACAAAAATAAAGGAACTGGAGGGTAGAAAAGAGACTCCTGACCTTCCATTCCTATTGTGTTTAAATTTTCTACTAGGCTATCTAGTATCACCTAACACTCCAACCACCCGCCCTGCCATAAGAGGTTGTATATAGGTTCTAAAAGATTTTCTTAGGAAGTCTCCTAATCTGAACGATGAGATATGCCACAGTGGGACACCTACTAGACAAATGGGACAGTGTGAGCAAGATAGGGAGGTCAGTAGTTTAGTATTGTGGGCACAAGTACAGGATAAAGAGGGTTAGAGGCTGGAGGCGTGGCTACATCCAGCTTTGCAAGGCCTTTGGTAACAGAGAAAGCAGTTTGGGCCATAATGTGAGGGCAACATTGTGGGGATTTGAAGTTAGGGAATCACAGGATCAGATTTGAAGTCCAATAGAATTGTCCCATTAGGGTccccaggttgtaaatctttactgaagaaTATTGCTGAATCTTTCTCCTACAGCTGAcgagttcaaactgctaaccttttggttagttagCAAGCACTT
The sequence above is drawn from the Tenrec ecaudatus isolate mTenEca1 chromosome 18, mTenEca1.hap1, whole genome shotgun sequence genome and encodes:
- the C18H16orf87 gene encoding UPF0547 protein C16orf87 homolog isoform X2, producing MSATRAKKVKMATKSCPECDQQVPVACKSCPCGYIFISRKLLNARHSEKSSPSTEKQEKEIDMYANLSEEKAFVFSVALAEINRKIINQRLIL